In Legionella sp. MW5194, a single window of DNA contains:
- a CDS encoding tyrosine-type recombinase/integrase codes for MASIPIPQPLIDTCQQLKEKNWQAFMPPSFAPYDLIFCLDFLKQYDNNNATFESYRREVERLIQWAWLIEKKSLLDLKRQDIENYMQFCFNPPKSWIGFKKVARFITHNGERIPNHEWRPFVATVSKIDHKNGLRPNKQNYQLSQKAIREIFTVLSSFYNYLALEEKVSINPITLIKQKSKYIQKTQHQAQVMRLSEKQWRTCLDTVKNMANNAPDRHERTLFIISALYLLYLRISELCASDRWTPEMRHFYQDSQGCWWFKTVGKGNKMRDIAVPDDMLAALKRYRVSMQLTPLPSMNDQSPLLPKEKGKGAMTSSRHIRRLVQDCFDNTIQNLRSTGFSIEADSFESATVHWLRHTGISDDINMRGRPVAHVRDDAGHSSSAITDRYNDIDLLERHQSAKYKRLMSKED; via the coding sequence ATGGCAAGTATTCCTATACCACAACCATTAATAGACACTTGCCAACAGCTTAAAGAAAAAAATTGGCAAGCATTTATGCCACCATCTTTTGCGCCATATGACCTAATTTTTTGTCTCGACTTTTTAAAACAATATGATAACAATAATGCCACATTTGAATCATATCGTCGAGAAGTAGAACGATTAATTCAATGGGCCTGGCTAATTGAGAAAAAATCATTACTGGATTTGAAACGGCAAGACATTGAAAATTACATGCAATTTTGTTTCAATCCACCAAAATCATGGATTGGATTTAAAAAAGTAGCACGATTCATTACGCATAACGGCGAACGCATTCCCAACCATGAGTGGCGCCCATTTGTAGCCACTGTAAGTAAAATTGATCATAAAAATGGACTGAGGCCCAATAAGCAAAACTATCAATTATCACAAAAAGCAATTCGTGAAATTTTTACGGTGCTGAGCAGTTTTTATAATTACTTGGCCTTAGAGGAAAAAGTATCCATTAACCCGATTACTTTGATCAAACAAAAAAGCAAGTATATCCAAAAAACTCAACATCAAGCACAAGTGATGCGCTTGAGTGAAAAACAATGGCGAACTTGTCTTGATACAGTTAAAAATATGGCAAATAATGCGCCCGATAGACATGAACGGACATTGTTTATTATTTCTGCGCTTTATTTATTGTACTTACGTATCTCTGAGCTATGTGCCAGTGATCGTTGGACTCCAGAAATGCGACATTTTTATCAAGATAGCCAAGGATGTTGGTGGTTTAAGACGGTAGGAAAAGGTAACAAAATGCGAGATATTGCCGTACCTGATGACATGCTTGCAGCACTCAAGCGATATCGTGTCAGTATGCAGTTAACCCCACTTCCTTCAATGAATGATCAAAGCCCTCTATTACCTAAAGAAAAAGGTAAAGGAGCAATGACTAGTTCAAGACACATTCGTCGCTTGGTTCAAGACTGCTTTGATAACACCATACAAAATTTAAGAAGCACCGGCTTTTCAATAGAGGCTGATAGTTTTGAGTCAGCAACAGTACATTGGTTGCGCCATACAGGTATTTCCGATGATATTAATATGCGTGGGCGGCCTGTTGCGCACGTACGAGATGATGCTGGTCATAGTTCCAGTGCTATTACCGATCGATATAATGATATTGATCTCCTTGAACGACATCAATCTGCCAAATATAAAAGACTAATGTCGAAAGAAGATTAA
- the istB gene encoding IS21-like element helper ATPase IstB, whose amino-acid sequence MNPMPELSSQLKQLRLSHVAENIPLRNRESIEKKLSYPEFLGLLLQDELLGRENKKLRTRMKRARIRGDKTIESFDFDFNLKINRAQIQELISCSFIAEKVPILIVGPCGTGKSHIAQAIAHCAIQRGIDTLWLSQNQLFNELQAARASGRFDKKFSELVKMPLLIIDDFGLRPLRNPQDEDFHDLISERYERASTIITSNLDFSEWGSAFPNRLLAAATIDRLRHNSYRVTLDGPSYRGERETKKRK is encoded by the coding sequence ATAAACCCGATGCCCGAGCTATCTTCGCAGTTAAAACAACTACGGTTATCGCATGTTGCTGAGAACATCCCGCTGCGTAACCGTGAGTCTATAGAAAAGAAGCTAAGCTACCCTGAGTTTCTGGGATTACTGCTTCAAGATGAGTTATTAGGAAGGGAAAACAAAAAATTAAGAACACGAATGAAGCGTGCACGTATCCGTGGTGACAAGACGATAGAATCATTCGATTTTGACTTTAACCTTAAAATCAATCGCGCTCAAATACAGGAGTTAATCTCGTGTTCATTTATTGCAGAAAAAGTTCCCATTCTCATCGTAGGACCTTGTGGAACAGGGAAATCTCATATTGCTCAAGCCATAGCTCATTGTGCGATACAAAGAGGAATCGATACACTCTGGCTTTCGCAAAATCAACTCTTTAATGAGTTGCAAGCAGCTAGAGCATCAGGTCGATTTGATAAAAAGTTCTCAGAACTGGTGAAAATGCCACTACTAATCATCGATGATTTTGGACTAAGACCATTACGCAACCCCCAGGATGAGGATTTTCACGACCTAATCTCGGAAAGATATGAGCGTGCATCAACGATCATTACATCCAATCTGGACTTTAGCGAATGGGGTTCTGCTTTCCCTAATCGATTACTTGCTGCAGCCACTATCGATAGATTAAGACATAATTCATATCGGGTTACATTAGATGGTCCCAGTTACAGAGGAGAGCGAGAAACAAAAAAGCGAAAATAA
- a CDS encoding Abi family protein encodes MHSKMVFNKPPLSIPEQIHHLRQKGLLLDNEQEASQYLTTIGYYRLMIYFKPFLISSATNTSQFKPNTRFSDLLNLYAFDRELRLLVIDALERIEVAFRTAISNAMSLKYGAHWYLNMDLFSSTEQYQMFLEEVKSHLKRSHEDFIKTYSF; translated from the coding sequence ATGCATTCAAAAATGGTTTTTAATAAACCACCTCTTTCCATACCAGAACAAATACATCACTTACGGCAAAAAGGGCTATTGTTGGATAATGAACAAGAAGCTAGCCAGTATTTGACGACCATTGGTTACTATCGTTTGATGATTTATTTTAAGCCTTTTCTCATTAGCTCTGCGACAAACACTAGCCAATTTAAACCTAACACGCGATTTTCGGATCTTTTAAATTTGTATGCCTTTGATAGAGAGCTACGCTTATTAGTTATCGATGCCCTAGAGAGAATAGAAGTCGCTTTTCGTACCGCTATATCAAATGCCATGAGTTTGAAATATGGCGCACATTGGTATCTAAACATGGATTTATTTTCTTCGACTGAGCAATATCAGATGTTTTTGGAGGAGGTTAAATCACATCTGAAACGTTCACACGAAGACTTTATTAAAACGTATTCTTTTTAA
- a CDS encoding DUF6685 family protein: MGTVLNLIVDSIQEGFLHPSRFIKKIKSHSQLQMLLKTPPQTANADQIIHWNRWDSFYFDKKYTMNLRERYYSTQQYIPELEYIVTVNETENWWCDIRDIDCLGASKSDLSLFKTLDDFATTVNHNLIADISEQNLNKNLQWEGGRIFNNPSFYCYAWDNNRIHLCNSGGSHHFSAARYLALKLNKKFPVCGRLYTVHLDSQSVFSLLNQFDLFSVNSKDWFFISEECEHFGAPVGFYPAPRPFYDQTIIFLPRNNKRSMRISKLFKQIQLFDFSLFLLKSLKKQEH, from the coding sequence ATGGGGACTGTACTTAATTTAATTGTTGATTCGATACAAGAAGGTTTTTTACACCCATCAAGATTTATAAAAAAAATCAAAAGTCACTCTCAGCTACAAATGTTATTAAAAACACCTCCCCAAACGGCTAACGCGGATCAAATAATTCATTGGAACAGGTGGGATAGTTTTTATTTTGATAAAAAATACACCATGAATCTAAGGGAAAGATACTACTCAACACAACAATATATCCCAGAATTAGAATATATTGTCACAGTTAACGAAACAGAAAATTGGTGGTGTGATATTCGCGATATTGATTGCCTTGGCGCATCAAAATCAGATCTGAGCCTGTTTAAAACCCTTGATGATTTCGCAACAACAGTTAACCATAATTTAATCGCCGACATATCAGAACAAAATTTAAATAAAAATTTGCAGTGGGAGGGCGGACGAATATTCAATAATCCTTCATTTTATTGCTATGCATGGGATAACAACCGCATTCATTTATGTAATAGTGGGGGATCTCATCATTTTTCAGCAGCTCGATATCTTGCCTTAAAATTAAATAAAAAGTTTCCTGTTTGCGGTAGACTATATACAGTTCATTTAGACTCACAGTCCGTATTTTCTTTATTAAACCAATTTGATCTTTTTTCTGTAAATAGTAAAGACTGGTTCTTTATTAGTGAAGAATGTGAACATTTTGGTGCTCCAGTTGGATTTTACCCTGCTCCACGACCATTTTATGACCAAACAATTATTTTCCTTCCCCGTAATAATAAACGCTCAATGAGGATCTCGAAACTATTTAAACAAATTCAGCTATTTGATTTTAGCCTTTTCTTATTAAAGTCTCTAAAAAAGCAAGAGCATTGA
- a CDS encoding helicase C-terminal domain-containing protein, with amino-acid sequence MALDFSKLGTGQTVDTVLKPREIFNALPNKKSNKFHYPRDVQSQVWSKWFDRKEERNLVIKMNTGGGKTVVGLLILKSCLNEKKGPVVYIVPDNFLVEQVLSEAKDLGLNAVDDPENESFLKGKAILVTNIYKLINGKSVFGVGDEGTKIPIKTILIDDAHACVNTVEEQFTLNVSSSNPAHKKIFSIFEEAMKRQSEAKYLEIKSGDPFAYILIPYWNWQENLSNVMQVLIENKNHEEIKFKWALIKENLERCSCVISKHDIEITSNCIPIDVIPSLSNASRKIFMTATLSDDSVLTTHFGVSPQYLNTPITPDSAGDVGDRLILLPQALNTNMFDSDVKALCLELSKEYNVVVIVPSNKRVEFWEDAADLILNKDSMLHGIEQLKTTHIGLTILVNKYDGIDLPENACRLLVIDGLPAARNNIDKIRQSELAGSSNRVNQIVHKVEQGMGRGIRSNDDYCVIFLMGKDLTSQLYTSETLELFSPATKAQLELSEQIADQIKDKGADEIKTVINYSLKRDPQWVKLSRGIMADLNYSNQNKTDPIKIALREAYDLDRSGKPQEAANRILNEINRSTEDPLLRGVLKQYMSEYINKYDKVESQKTQLSAISDNLRVLKPIEGICYRPLQNHTGSQAIQCSNYLKEKFKDGNKLIIYAEGVFSKLVFSEGTANIFEDAFKELAYLLGFIGQRPENDYGKGPDNLWLLDDLKFLVIECKNGATTDLICKHDCNQLNGSEIWFNNNYGNGAKCVPIMIHLSACFEYACSPSKNIKIINKSLLEKLVNNARQFIKSIASDNKFEDSQTVKQRLNQYKLEADDITANYTTHFKTKKT; translated from the coding sequence ATGGCATTAGATTTTTCCAAATTGGGTACGGGACAAACTGTTGATACTGTTTTAAAACCGAGAGAAATTTTTAATGCGTTACCCAATAAAAAATCAAACAAATTCCATTATCCCCGCGATGTGCAATCTCAAGTATGGAGCAAGTGGTTTGACCGAAAAGAGGAACGAAACCTGGTCATAAAAATGAATACAGGCGGCGGTAAAACAGTGGTTGGCCTTTTAATTTTAAAAAGTTGCTTGAATGAGAAGAAAGGACCTGTAGTTTACATTGTTCCAGATAATTTTTTAGTAGAGCAAGTTTTATCCGAAGCAAAAGATCTTGGATTAAATGCAGTCGATGACCCTGAAAATGAGAGTTTTTTAAAAGGGAAAGCAATTTTAGTAACTAATATATATAAATTAATTAACGGAAAATCAGTATTTGGTGTTGGGGATGAAGGAACTAAAATACCCATTAAAACGATCCTTATTGATGATGCCCATGCATGCGTAAATACAGTCGAAGAACAATTCACTTTGAATGTATCATCCTCTAACCCGGCACATAAAAAAATATTTAGTATTTTTGAAGAGGCAATGAAAAGGCAGTCGGAAGCAAAATATTTGGAGATTAAATCAGGGGATCCTTTTGCCTACATCTTAATCCCATATTGGAACTGGCAAGAAAATCTTAGTAATGTAATGCAGGTTTTAATTGAAAACAAAAATCATGAAGAAATAAAATTTAAATGGGCATTAATAAAAGAAAATTTAGAGCGATGTAGTTGCGTGATTAGTAAGCATGACATTGAAATTACAAGTAATTGTATTCCAATTGATGTGATTCCGTCTCTGAGTAATGCATCAAGAAAAATATTTATGACCGCCACATTATCGGACGATAGCGTCTTAACGACTCATTTTGGTGTAAGCCCCCAATATCTTAATACCCCCATCACTCCAGATTCAGCGGGGGATGTAGGTGACAGATTAATCTTATTACCACAAGCTCTTAACACCAATATGTTCGATAGTGATGTTAAAGCATTATGTTTGGAATTATCCAAAGAATATAACGTGGTAGTTATTGTCCCCTCTAACAAGCGAGTGGAGTTTTGGGAGGATGCAGCGGATCTCATTTTAAATAAAGACAGTATGCTTCATGGAATTGAACAACTTAAAACGACTCATATTGGCTTAACGATTTTAGTTAACAAATATGATGGGATTGATTTACCCGAAAATGCTTGCCGATTATTAGTTATAGATGGATTACCAGCAGCCCGAAATAATATTGATAAAATTCGCCAGAGTGAGCTTGCAGGTAGTTCGAACAGAGTAAATCAAATAGTTCATAAAGTGGAACAGGGGATGGGGAGAGGAATTAGATCTAATGATGATTATTGCGTCATTTTTCTTATGGGGAAAGATCTTACTTCTCAGCTTTATACGAGCGAAACTTTAGAACTATTTTCACCCGCGACAAAGGCTCAATTAGAATTATCAGAGCAAATAGCAGACCAAATAAAAGATAAGGGAGCTGATGAGATTAAAACTGTCATAAACTACAGTCTAAAAAGGGATCCTCAATGGGTTAAGTTAAGCAGAGGTATTATGGCAGACTTAAATTATTCCAATCAAAATAAAACTGACCCAATAAAAATAGCTTTAAGAGAGGCTTACGATTTAGATCGCTCTGGGAAACCACAAGAAGCAGCAAATAGAATTTTGAATGAAATCAATAGGTCAACTGAAGATCCTTTATTAAGAGGCGTGTTAAAACAATACATGTCGGAATATATAAACAAGTACGATAAGGTGGAATCGCAAAAAACTCAGCTATCCGCTATATCTGATAATTTAAGAGTTCTTAAACCAATCGAAGGCATCTGTTATAGGCCACTACAAAATCATACCGGATCACAAGCAATACAATGTTCTAACTATTTAAAAGAAAAATTTAAAGATGGAAACAAACTTATTATCTATGCAGAGGGAGTATTTTCAAAACTTGTATTTAGTGAAGGCACTGCAAATATATTTGAGGATGCTTTTAAAGAGTTAGCATACCTACTTGGCTTTATAGGCCAACGCCCCGAAAATGATTATGGAAAAGGACCAGATAATCTCTGGCTGTTGGATGATTTAAAATTTTTAGTTATTGAATGTAAAAATGGTGCAACCACTGATCTTATTTGTAAACACGATTGTAATCAGCTGAATGGTTCTGAAATTTGGTTTAATAACAATTATGGCAATGGTGCTAAATGTGTACCTATTATGATTCATTTATCTGCTTGTTTTGAGTATGCGTGTTCTCCAAGTAAAAATATAAAAATAATAAATAAGAGCTTGTTAGAAAAGTTAGTTAATAACGCTCGTCAATTTATAAAATCTATAGCCTCTGATAATAAGTTTGAAGACAGTCAAACTGTCAAACAACGTCTTAATCAATACAAGTTAGAGGCTGATGATATTACAGCCAACTACACAACTCATTTTAAAACAAAAAAAACCTGA
- a CDS encoding helix-turn-helix domain-containing protein, with product MKALTLNEFIDDKINQDEEFAKHYEREQIINNIAVMIVNARKKRHMTQSELANKIGTKQSVISRLESGNSSFIPSLETLVKVADALNMHLKLQLQA from the coding sequence ATGAAAGCACTTACCTTAAATGAATTTATTGACGATAAAATCAATCAAGATGAAGAATTTGCCAAGCACTATGAGCGTGAGCAAATTATTAATAATATAGCAGTAATGATTGTAAATGCCCGTAAAAAGCGACATATGACACAATCTGAATTGGCTAATAAAATTGGAACCAAACAATCGGTTATTTCTCGCCTTGAAAGTGGCAATAGTTCATTTATTCCCTCATTAGAGACCCTGGTGAAGGTTGCTGATGCGCTGAACATGCACTTAAAATTGCAATTACAGGCCTAA
- a CDS encoding type II toxin-antitoxin system RelE/ParE family toxin, with product MKIKFYQKQSGKNPVAEFLNDLPSDEIARLAGCLKSIEELGFDSPRVQFRQIKGSLWEIKIKTSRSGYRFFYVCIQKEIIVLLHAYKKQSQKAPKQEIELAEKRMMEVYENESTYLK from the coding sequence ATGAAAATAAAATTTTACCAAAAACAATCGGGCAAAAACCCCGTGGCGGAATTTCTAAATGATTTGCCGTCCGATGAGATAGCGCGACTTGCTGGTTGTTTAAAGAGTATTGAAGAGCTAGGGTTTGACAGCCCAAGGGTACAATTCAGGCAAATAAAAGGCTCGCTTTGGGAAATTAAAATTAAAACATCGCGCAGTGGTTATCGGTTTTTTTATGTGTGCATTCAAAAAGAAATCATCGTTCTTTTACATGCCTATAAAAAACAATCACAAAAAGCGCCAAAGCAAGAAATTGAACTGGCTGAAAAACGAATGATGGAGGTATACGAGAATGAAAGCACTTACCTTAAATGA
- a CDS encoding (2Fe-2S)-binding protein, producing MLFFFIRKACCLYFKLPNSGTYHGIINIQVDVFFKA from the coding sequence TTGCTGTTTTTTTTCATCAGGAAGGCTTGCTGTCTTTATTTTAAGTTGCCCAATAGCGGCACTTATCATGGCATCATAAACATTCAAGTCGATGTGTTCTTCAAAGCATAA
- a CDS encoding DUF932 domain-containing protein: MLPILSKEKLFKLAPSIFTQESSHKTSDQYSPISTEQIIEKLMSEGFFPTWATQTKSLSQESKAFAKHMLRFQRHDVIQNNQGLYPELVLINSHDGLSSYRLMAGLFRVVCGNGMIAGQSYDEIRIKHQGDVVGNVIEGTYKVIETANKMLDVSDDMASIHLNDTEKMIFAEAAHSLKFSDDEGAMIVAPERLLQPRRYVDQKDNDLFTVFNVLQENLIKGGIRGHRLNKYGYTTRTKTREVKAIDQNVKLNRALWTLTEKMMEIKR; the protein is encoded by the coding sequence ATGTTACCCATTTTATCAAAAGAAAAACTATTTAAATTAGCCCCTTCCATATTCACACAAGAAAGTTCCCACAAAACAAGTGATCAGTACTCACCCATCTCAACAGAGCAAATCATTGAAAAATTAATGTCAGAAGGATTTTTTCCAACTTGGGCAACTCAGACCAAAAGCCTGAGTCAAGAATCGAAAGCATTTGCAAAACACATGCTCCGTTTTCAACGCCATGATGTCATTCAAAATAATCAGGGACTTTATCCAGAACTTGTTCTTATCAATTCTCATGATGGCCTGTCTTCTTATCGCCTAATGGCGGGTCTTTTTCGGGTTGTGTGTGGTAATGGAATGATTGCGGGACAATCCTATGACGAAATTAGAATTAAACATCAGGGAGATGTTGTTGGGAACGTTATTGAAGGTACTTATAAGGTGATTGAAACCGCGAACAAGATGCTCGATGTATCAGATGATATGGCTTCAATTCATTTAAACGATACTGAAAAGATGATTTTTGCCGAAGCTGCCCATTCTCTAAAATTTTCTGATGATGAGGGCGCAATGATCGTTGCTCCTGAGCGTTTATTGCAACCAAGGCGTTATGTGGATCAAAAAGATAATGATTTGTTTACGGTGTTTAATGTCCTACAAGAAAATTTAATTAAAGGAGGGATCCGTGGCCATCGTTTAAATAAATACGGTTACACCACTCGAACAAAAACGAGAGAAGTAAAAGCCATTGATCAAAATGTGAAATTAAATCGTGCGTTGTGGACGTTAACCGAAAAAATGATGGAAATAAAAAGGTAA
- a CDS encoding IS630 family transposase yields the protein MGKAIKVIITQEQKQTLLKLRGSRTGKNIGERAYYVLLSSSGKSIGEISAQLSRNPHTVRCWIKRYLHFGISGLIDKNSSGRPNQLREKVKEELNQLLSVSPKEYGYQQSGWQINLQLDQLTKTVGSVSATTVKRALHEHGWVYKRYSKKPPLNAPSKEDKAAYIEKMVASLSKQKLEHEIEILFADESHFSNEPYVERGWFKRGEKKPVHTNKMRESKTLFGALSLSSQAFYWKQAERGTLRYLFNFYINYIKAKPNKKIVMIIDNGSIHRSKKVSKFVKKHEWVELFFLPPYSPEYNPIELFWKWLKRKIYGANGFTCIEQLIARIRKFIWHYNENKFA from the coding sequence ATGGGTAAAGCGATAAAAGTGATTATCACGCAAGAGCAAAAACAAACACTTCTAAAACTAAGAGGCTCGCGAACGGGAAAAAATATAGGGGAGCGAGCGTATTATGTTTTACTGTCCTCATCAGGCAAAAGTATAGGTGAAATCTCAGCGCAATTGAGTCGTAATCCACACACGGTGAGATGTTGGATAAAACGTTATTTACATTTTGGCATTTCAGGATTAATAGATAAAAATTCAAGCGGTCGACCGAATCAATTGAGAGAAAAAGTCAAGGAAGAGCTCAACCAATTGCTAAGTGTATCGCCCAAGGAGTACGGTTACCAACAGTCTGGATGGCAAATTAATCTTCAATTAGATCAATTGACTAAAACGGTTGGCTCTGTGAGTGCGACAACAGTAAAGCGAGCACTTCATGAGCATGGATGGGTATATAAACGCTATTCTAAAAAGCCCCCACTGAATGCGCCGAGTAAAGAAGATAAAGCAGCTTATATTGAAAAAATGGTTGCATCGCTAAGTAAACAAAAGTTAGAGCATGAAATAGAAATATTATTTGCAGATGAGTCTCACTTCTCAAACGAACCCTATGTAGAGAGAGGTTGGTTTAAACGTGGCGAAAAAAAACCCGTCCACACCAACAAAATGAGAGAAAGTAAAACATTATTTGGTGCTCTGAGTTTAAGCTCACAAGCTTTTTATTGGAAACAAGCCGAAAGAGGAACTCTAAGATATTTATTCAATTTCTACATCAATTACATAAAAGCTAAACCCAACAAAAAGATAGTGATGATTATTGATAATGGCTCTATTCATCGCAGCAAAAAGGTTTCAAAATTTGTGAAAAAACACGAATGGGTGGAGTTATTTTTTTTACCACCATATTCACCTGAATATAATCCAATTGAGCTATTTTGGAAGTGGTTGAAGAGGAAAATATATGGTGCGAATGGATTTACTTGTATTGAGCAATTGATTGCTCGTATTAGAAAATTTATCTGGCATTACAATGAAAATAAATTTGCTTGA
- a CDS encoding ParA family protein, whose protein sequence is MKVITTAGNKGGIGKSTIALTLAQYLAKCKNMKGAFIDLDPQGNSSSSLIPTTRDPAHPTGYMPKAHPEWDPNNLPEDDPHWDGVSSIADIFIGKSIYPYPTWVDNLHCFPSFASLLEDAQRVLKVDVKEKVINRLKEFTEMLSTHSDYQFVIIDTNPQFGPLTMAGLRAATHGLLPTELEQYGINGTIGMIQAISQEQLRRVKDDTIKIAGILPNQVRKTAVHTKFLNDLRSIEKSEEWLLPPIAQRTIYSELVVEDAKPNCVFNLPQTHLARIESEKWCSYVYDRVFHNVYNKIEEKEASYG, encoded by the coding sequence ATGAAAGTAATTACAACAGCCGGAAACAAAGGAGGGATTGGCAAATCAACTATTGCACTCACTCTTGCACAATATCTAGCTAAATGTAAAAACATGAAAGGGGCATTTATTGATTTAGACCCACAAGGTAATTCTTCATCTAGCCTAATTCCAACTACCAGAGATCCTGCTCACCCAACGGGTTATATGCCTAAAGCGCATCCAGAGTGGGATCCTAATAACTTACCAGAAGATGATCCACATTGGGATGGTGTTAGTAGTATTGCAGATATATTCATAGGTAAATCTATTTATCCATACCCAACATGGGTTGACAATTTACATTGTTTCCCTTCTTTTGCTTCATTACTGGAAGATGCACAACGTGTTCTAAAAGTTGATGTAAAAGAAAAAGTTATAAATCGTCTTAAAGAATTTACCGAAATGCTGTCAACCCACAGTGATTACCAATTTGTTATTATTGATACGAATCCACAGTTTGGCCCACTAACAATGGCAGGGTTGCGAGCAGCAACTCATGGACTATTGCCAACCGAACTAGAACAATATGGTATTAATGGAACCATAGGTATGATCCAAGCAATTTCACAAGAGCAACTTAGAAGAGTAAAAGATGACACAATCAAAATAGCGGGAATTTTACCTAACCAAGTTCGTAAAACAGCAGTACATACTAAGTTCCTTAATGACTTGCGTTCGATAGAGAAATCAGAAGAATGGTTGTTACCTCCGATCGCCCAAAGAACTATTTATTCAGAATTGGTAGTAGAAGATGCAAAACCTAATTGTGTATTTAATCTACCGCAAACACATCTAGCTAGAATTGAGAGTGAAAAATGGTGTTCTTATGTATATGACAGGGTATTTCATAATGTATACAACAAAATAGAAGAAAAGGAGGCTTCTTATGGTTAG
- a CDS encoding ParB N-terminal domain-containing protein has protein sequence MVSKFKLNPVKTGETKEAISRTLAIANDYAGELSIEVLSLDKIELDPENNRELALTLHDAMNGIDPSDPDYAKKKNDWKSLESLAKTILDDQLINPIFVYRFGNKCRLIAGERRTLASAIAGKKEIIARIASQRPVGTKLRVLQWIENNERVDLSLAERVASIEAIVKEYLNENKGKNDNEKITSKVLSDLTGMSITQSRRYILILQASPDIKQAIVEGKIENIKLIELIISVENAEHQQVLLKAAIENLSFEAIVKLKKELEFSLVTKKEIRGRKQLNVSLGKVKPNIAKIIFDALVSSNILHESIVEQMNMLSNNVQWNNGKSVEECFKKIIPLIAQEV, from the coding sequence ATGGTTAGTAAATTCAAACTAAATCCAGTCAAAACCGGAGAGACAAAGGAAGCCATATCAAGAACACTGGCGATTGCCAATGATTATGCTGGGGAACTGTCAATAGAAGTATTATCCTTAGATAAAATAGAACTTGATCCAGAAAACAATCGTGAACTAGCACTAACTCTTCATGATGCTATGAATGGAATAGATCCTTCTGATCCTGACTATGCAAAAAAGAAAAATGATTGGAAGTCACTTGAGTCATTAGCAAAAACTATACTAGATGATCAGTTAATTAACCCCATATTTGTATACAGGTTTGGGAACAAATGTCGTTTAATCGCTGGTGAACGTAGAACCTTGGCCTCAGCGATTGCTGGTAAAAAGGAAATTATAGCAAGAATTGCAAGTCAACGACCTGTTGGTACAAAGTTAAGAGTTCTACAGTGGATTGAGAATAATGAGCGTGTTGACTTATCTCTGGCTGAAAGAGTTGCGAGCATTGAGGCTATTGTTAAGGAATATTTAAACGAAAATAAAGGAAAAAATGATAACGAGAAAATAACATCAAAAGTTTTAAGTGACTTAACAGGAATGTCCATAACACAATCTCGAAGATATATTCTGATTCTGCAAGCTAGCCCAGACATAAAACAAGCGATTGTTGAAGGAAAAATAGAGAATATAAAGTTAATTGAATTAATTATTTCAGTTGAAAATGCAGAACATCAACAAGTTCTTTTAAAGGCTGCCATAGAAAATCTATCCTTTGAAGCAATTGTTAAGCTAAAAAAAGAACTCGAATTTTCATTAGTTACAAAAAAAGAAATAAGAGGACGTAAACAATTAAATGTTAGTTTAGGTAAGGTAAAACCCAATATTGCCAAAATTATCTTTGATGCCTTAGTTTCAAGCAACATTCTACACGAGAGCATCGTCGAGCAAATGAATATGTTAAGCAATAATGTCCAATGGAATAATGGTAAATCAGTTGAGGAGTGCTTTAAAAAAATAATTCCTCTAATTGCTCAGGAAGTGTGA